The following proteins come from a genomic window of Fontisubflavum oceani:
- a CDS encoding RidA family protein produces the protein MIKSKARLCSDPLLSERYIAEIQKALPRPETTIYPYEPVIVDGTTAYLAGQIGKQDGGLAHVGVVGQELSVSEGASSARICAQQALSWLSVSTGGLANLRRVLRMTCYVAHADGFDQISEVANGASDYLIETLGERGAHSRSVIGVKSLPRNAPVLVELTAALRNRLAD, from the coding sequence ATGATCAAATCGAAAGCACGCCTCTGCTCCGACCCTCTTCTCTCAGAGCGTTACATCGCAGAAATTCAGAAGGCGCTTCCCAGGCCAGAGACCACGATCTATCCCTATGAGCCGGTGATTGTAGACGGCACAACGGCCTATCTGGCTGGACAGATTGGCAAGCAGGACGGCGGGCTGGCCCATGTTGGCGTGGTGGGGCAGGAGCTTTCGGTATCCGAGGGGGCCTCGTCTGCACGTATTTGCGCGCAGCAGGCCTTGTCCTGGCTCAGCGTATCGACGGGCGGGCTGGCCAATCTGCGACGGGTTCTACGGATGACGTGCTACGTCGCCCATGCCGATGGGTTCGATCAGATTTCCGAAGTGGCCAACGGTGCGTCGGACTATCTGATCGAGACTTTGGGCGAGCGGGGGGCGCATTCTAGGTCGGTCATCGGAGTGAAGAGTCTTCCAAGGAACGCGCCGGTCCTCGTTGAGCTAACTGCCGCATTGCGCAATCGGCTGGCCGACTGA
- a CDS encoding TRAP transporter permease gives MPINVDKAIAILAVSMGVFHLIVASPFTLFPDLVVRGTHLLFALVIGFLVYRLSGGWRRNGIDAVLIALSIICVGYMIIFHASIVVRPPWTQQASPIELFVAFGTIAVVLELTRRSLGMAISVLCLIFIFYGFIGPHLRHVEFLRPLAHSGLSISEFVDQMYFSFEGIFGVALGVSTNFIFLFVVFGALLQITGGGDFFVNVTKAATGATRGGPAKMAVVASALMGTMSGSSVANVATTGAITIPMMKKMGYPKTFAGAVEAVASTGGQITPPIMGAAAFLMAAILGISYQEVITAAALPAMLFFASLFVAVHWEALKHGLQPLEKSVPGATWREFQAGWTFLLPLIVIMTFLIMGYTPSLCAFYGVVATLVTPLLRRATRVSPTVLLKGIELGARAAVPVAIACASAGIIVGVVQISGLGFRFSSLVVAFADGNLYVALVLAMLAAFIFGMGMPTTPAYIIQATLVAPALVDLGASPLSAHLFVFYYAVLGQITPPVAVAAFAAAPIAGAESSSVGWRAFALGVPAYVIPFLFVANPELLGQSALLDLVPVLLRSALAIVGLSIALTGWLGGARLGWIGRASLLLAVTLLVVPGLFLNLTAFTVMIGVWIVQRIGVGRAARERIE, from the coding sequence ATGCCGATCAATGTGGATAAAGCCATTGCCATTCTGGCTGTGTCGATGGGCGTGTTTCACCTCATCGTGGCGTCCCCTTTCACCCTGTTTCCCGATCTGGTGGTGCGGGGTACGCATCTGCTCTTTGCGCTCGTGATCGGGTTTCTGGTCTATCGCCTTTCGGGCGGCTGGCGGCGGAATGGCATTGACGCCGTGCTCATTGCCCTGTCGATCATCTGCGTCGGCTATATGATCATCTTCCACGCCTCGATTGTGGTCCGTCCGCCCTGGACGCAGCAGGCCAGCCCGATCGAGCTGTTTGTAGCCTTTGGCACCATCGCGGTTGTGCTGGAACTGACCCGGCGCTCGCTTGGCATGGCCATATCCGTGCTTTGCCTGATCTTCATTTTCTATGGGTTCATCGGCCCGCATCTGAGGCATGTGGAATTCCTGCGACCGCTGGCGCATAGCGGGCTCAGTATCAGCGAGTTCGTCGACCAGATGTATTTCAGCTTCGAGGGCATTTTTGGCGTCGCCCTGGGCGTTTCGACAAACTTCATCTTCCTGTTTGTGGTCTTCGGCGCGTTGCTGCAGATCACCGGCGGGGGCGACTTCTTTGTCAACGTCACCAAGGCGGCGACTGGGGCGACCCGGGGCGGCCCCGCCAAGATGGCGGTCGTGGCAAGTGCTCTGATGGGCACGATGTCCGGCAGTTCTGTGGCCAATGTGGCAACGACCGGCGCTATCACGATCCCGATGATGAAGAAGATGGGCTATCCCAAGACCTTTGCCGGCGCTGTTGAGGCCGTCGCATCAACCGGGGGGCAGATCACCCCGCCGATTATGGGGGCCGCCGCCTTCCTGATGGCCGCAATTCTTGGCATCAGTTACCAAGAGGTGATCACTGCGGCGGCGCTGCCCGCGATGCTGTTTTTCGCATCGCTCTTTGTTGCGGTGCACTGGGAAGCGCTCAAGCACGGGCTCCAGCCGTTGGAAAAGAGTGTTCCGGGTGCCACCTGGCGCGAGTTTCAAGCGGGGTGGACCTTTCTACTGCCGCTTATTGTGATCATGACCTTCCTGATCATGGGCTACACGCCAAGCCTTTGCGCCTTTTACGGTGTTGTGGCGACGCTTGTGACGCCCTTGCTGCGGCGCGCCACCCGGGTGAGTCCCACCGTTTTGCTCAAGGGCATTGAGTTGGGTGCGCGGGCGGCGGTTCCAGTCGCCATCGCCTGTGCCTCGGCAGGGATAATTGTTGGCGTCGTCCAGATCTCGGGACTGGGTTTCCGCTTCAGCAGCCTGGTCGTTGCCTTTGCCGACGGCAATCTCTATGTCGCGCTGGTCTTGGCCATGCTGGCCGCCTTCATCTTTGGCATGGGGATGCCCACGACGCCGGCCTACATCATTCAAGCGACGCTGGTGGCTCCGGCTCTTGTTGATCTGGGTGCGAGCCCTCTCTCGGCACATCTGTTTGTGTTCTACTATGCGGTCCTGGGACAGATCACGCCTCCGGTGGCCGTGGCTGCCTTTGCGGCTGCGCCGATCGCAGGGGCGGAATCCTCGTCGGTCGGCTGGCGCGCCTTCGCACTTGGCGTGCCGGCCTATGTCATCCCTTTCCTCTTTGTCGCCAACCCCGAGCTCCTGGGGCAGAGCGCGTTGCTTGACCTGGTGCCTGTCCTACTGCGCTCGGCCCTGGCGATTGTTGGGCTTTCCATCGCGCTGACTGGCTGGCTGGGCGGGGCGAGGCTGGGATGGATCGGCCGGGCCAGCTTGCTCCTGGCGGTTACCTTACTGGTGGTGCCCGGGCTGTTTCTCAACCTCACGGCGTTCACCGTGATGATCGGCGTCTGGATCGTTCAGCGTATTGGTGTTGGCCGCGCCGCAAGAGAGAGGATTGAATGA
- a CDS encoding TAXI family TRAP transporter solute-binding subunit — translation MTRHFGRRGVLTAAVALTTAWMLGPTTAQAEDPAFLNIGGGPSGGTFNVVATGLGDLLREEFPDSIVGVQPGGSGPNLLRVGAGDADLGLTSASNASDAWAGRDPATPEAPIQNVRGLMTFFPSAIQIWVDADSDIQSVEDLVGRQISAGQPGQTSWNAFNNLLAVYDMTIEDLEVDGGQVHHLSWSESQSALRDGQLDAVMWVALYPHSTVLATETARPIRVLSLDEDRVEAYLAQYGSGFEQVTLPVGLYQGQAEPAISVGTNTFLFATDEMPDETAYRVTSAIWNNLERFQQTHALLQFIETETAGRGMLVPLHPGAARFYAEQGIPTDDPRLN, via the coding sequence ATGACAAGACACTTTGGCCGACGCGGCGTTTTGACCGCAGCCGTTGCACTGACGACGGCATGGATGCTTGGGCCGACCACTGCCCAGGCCGAGGATCCGGCTTTTCTCAACATTGGTGGCGGACCAAGCGGCGGCACGTTCAACGTTGTGGCCACGGGTCTTGGCGACCTGCTCCGCGAGGAATTCCCGGACAGCATCGTCGGGGTGCAGCCCGGCGGCTCTGGCCCCAACCTTCTCCGCGTTGGCGCGGGCGATGCCGATTTGGGCCTGACCTCGGCAAGCAATGCCTCCGACGCCTGGGCGGGTCGCGATCCGGCGACGCCAGAGGCCCCGATCCAAAACGTGCGCGGGCTGATGACCTTCTTTCCGAGCGCAATCCAGATTTGGGTGGACGCCGACTCCGACATCCAGTCGGTCGAGGATCTTGTCGGACGCCAGATCAGTGCGGGCCAGCCTGGTCAGACTTCCTGGAACGCCTTCAACAATCTGCTCGCGGTTTATGACATGACCATCGAAGACTTGGAGGTCGATGGCGGCCAGGTCCACCACCTGAGCTGGAGCGAGTCGCAAAGCGCGCTGCGCGACGGACAGCTCGATGCGGTGATGTGGGTGGCGCTCTATCCACATTCCACGGTGCTTGCGACCGAGACGGCACGCCCGATCCGGGTTCTGTCCCTCGATGAAGACCGGGTGGAGGCGTATCTTGCTCAATATGGCAGCGGGTTTGAGCAGGTCACCCTGCCTGTGGGCCTCTACCAGGGGCAAGCTGAACCGGCCATCTCGGTTGGGACCAATACTTTCCTCTTCGCCACGGACGAGATGCCGGACGAGACGGCCTATCGGGTGACGTCTGCGATCTGGAACAACCTGGAACGGTTTCAGCAGACCCATGCCCTGCTGCAGTTCATCGAAACCGAGACGGCCGGTCGCGGCATGTTGGTGCCGTTGCATCCTGGCGCAGCGCGCTTCTACGCGGAACAGGGCATCCCAACAGACGACCCGCGCCTGAACTAA